The Nitrospinota bacterium DNA window TTGGGACTCACGTAGACTCAACGTCGCACAAGTTTTCGTAATGTCAATACCTCGTCATAAAGAATTCTCACCGGTTTGATCGAGCGCAGGAGTTTTCTTATCTTCTTCATCAGGCTCTACTCCACCATGTTTCACGTCTGGTTGTCCATGTCGTCTCGTATGTAACCGACGTGATCCGCCAATGAGGACCCGTCCATTTGTCTACCGAGAGACCCATATTATAGGCCATTTCCTCAGTCGGTGGGGCTACACTCAATCGCGAAAAGCTCGAAGTATCGAAACGTCTGAATGCGAATGGAGGCAATAGTCTGCGCTATCTTTTATGCTCTGTTATAGAAGGGCTACATGAGGTTGACTCTCGGTAAAGTACTAACCCCTGCCTTAGCTCCTAAAAACCTTTGCCCTCACCCGACGTAGCAGAGGCTGAAGACCCCAGTGGACAGGGCCAGGCTCCATGCGGGCAGGCCATGGACCAAGAAACCCTTAGCATAGAAAGGGTTGGATTACAACAGGGCCTCGGAGAGAAAATGCCTTCCTGCTGGAGGTGAACCCTCCTCGTGAAGCCATCCACAGCGGCCGATGGTGTACCCTGGCCCTCTCAAACGGGTTGACTCCTTTCCTTTCGGAGCCTGTTTAACGTGCATTCATACCTTCCTGGAGAGAGTGTGATTGATAGCTAGGGCCTGAGACCAAAGGAGCTTAGTGACTGACTTGACCGACGCCACGATTAGAAACGCGCTGATGACGGCCACGAAGTATCCAAGAAGAACAGGAAGTCGAGCAAGTTCCTCCCACGGGAGACCGACATAAGCGGTTGAAACCAATATGCTTAGCCTAACACCTATTCCACAAAGGGCTGGCAACAACGCGGTAGAGACCATCGATACCGTTGAAGCACCCGAATCGGCCCACGTCATTCCCCAAAGAAGAACCGTAGCAGGAAGGATATATCGGCTGGCAATCACAAGAACCGTCCGTTCAATATGTTCCGTCATCGCGGAACCGAGGATAAATTGGTCGGTCAGTTCTATAAGCTTTAAACCAAACCCGTTACCCGGCAATAGGTAGAAGGCCCATATAAACAGACTAATCATTATGCCTCTCGCCACCGCTGATGTTCCCCTTGCAGCTACCCAAATGGCAATGAGAATGGGTAGCGCGACAATGTGAGTCGTGTGATTAATATTACTGGAAGTCCCAAGATAGAAGAAGACAACCCACAGGGACAACCAAACATCTCTGGTTATTGGTTTCTTCAAGCTGACTAATGCCACCGGAATTAATAACAGTACCAGTAGAATGGTCCGTACTTCTACGGTAGAAGGCCAGGCAATAGCCGCTACACCAGGGACAAACAATAATAGTCCATTGCTAAGAGTGCTTATTCTCTCCGGGTCTTCCCTTAACCTCCACCATAGAAAGGAGAAACCTACTACCAGGACGCCTGCGGCCAGAAGCCATCTGTCAGGTAAGCTGATGGGAGTGTATACGTTGTAGAACGTCAGCCTTCTGATGGCGAGGCCGATCCAAAACGCACCGAAGAGCAGAATCCAAACGGGACGGCGGGACAACCCCCACGCCACCAAGGGGATGCTAAACACCAACCAGTTGAGGGGATGATACGGATTGGCAGATAGAAACCCCCCCGTGAAGAGAAGCGTAAAAAGAAACAAGAGCAGCCCATCTTCCAGGCTGGAGTTCCTCTTGCCGAAGAGTCGAACATAGAACATTGGCAAAGCCGCAATGAGCGCAAAAGCGGCCGCCACCTGCCAAGGATTAGCGAAAATTAAATTGGCGCTGAAAGGCAGATGAGAGGAGACGTAGTCCGATACTCCCACGTAGAACTCAATGCCGATGAGCGCGCAGAGACCAAGTATCCCGCCCCCAATCAGCCAAATCCTGGAACGCACGGTCCATCCGAGATCACCATCGGAAAGGGAGACATATGCCAGAAGCGCCATGGATAACAAGGTGGCCGATACCATAAATACTCCCATGGGTGATGAGCCTTTTCTTCCCATGTTGGCCAGCCTCTTATCGCGAAGCTCATTCAGCGTCATGGGGGTTGAAGTCCCAGTTATTACCTTAGAAAGCAGCTTTATCATCATAGACTTGTCTTCGGCAGGTAGTTTGAGCAAATCTAGGGCTGGCAAAGCCGGGGATTCGTAGAACGGAGACACGCCCGCCAATATGGAGAGGGTTGGAGCCCAGTCTATTTGTAGAACTTTCGTCGGTCCCCCTTTTTTCACGCGGGGGCCTAAGAGAATAAACGGGGTTTCCATCACCATCTCAGTACGGTCCACATGAAAACCATTGTCATCCATCCCGTGTTCAGCCGTAATCAATACAACGTCCTTGTCTGTGGTCAAATTGACAAGTTGGCGCACATAATCGTCAATAATTCGTAGAGTAGGTGGATACTTAGGGGATCGTGGAGTTTCAAGATGTCCGATGTAATCCAAAGTGATGAATTGAACCACTGCAAGATCCCATTTTTCTTTCTTGAGAAAACCGTAAGCCTGATTGAATAGGTACCTCGCGTCCTTGCGGTACTGACTAAAGAGAAAAAATCGAGGCTTAAATGCGGTAAGATCAGTGTACTTACCGTAGGCCCCGTGCATAACGTCGGAACTAAAAATTACGGCTCGCCTGTTTTGTTGAGTTACACGTTGAAAAAGGTTATCAGAAGCCGTTGCTGATGCTTGAAAATCTTCAAAGAAGGCGAAGGGACTTGCCAGGGTTCCAGAGAATATTGCTAGGTCGCCCGCAATTGTTAGCGGGACGGAGGCCACCTCGGAGATGCCCCACGCGCCGTATTCTCGAAGGCTGGAAATAAATGGCATGTGGTCGCTGAACGTGAAGTCCTTGCGTGCGGAATCTAACAGAATTACCAACATTCTCCCACGCGGCGGAACCAATGACGAAGGAGGATTGATTTCTCCATATTCTACGTGATTCTGAATAGCTAGGAGACCGAAGCCTGCGTAAGCAATCGCGGTCGAAAAAATGAGCAGAGCCAAAAAGAATAAAATGGCACCTTTTTGTCTTGCCCACAAGGGGATGATTCTCCTTTTCACCACGACCCTAGTTCTACAGCTAAATGCTCGTAGTTCTCCACTCCAGAATCAAGACATTACGCCGAAGCTGGGCCCCAAGCGTTCCTTTGACCATGGTCCTAGCACCGAAAGAGGGTCGACGTCGGACTCAACCCCCTTGGTTCCTTCTTACGCCCATCCAATGGCGTAAAGCCCATTACAGTACCACTATATAATCTCAGCTGGGCCTCAAGGGTCTTTTTTAGCTCTGCTTACTTACGCCTCCCTCGTGCTCGGGTCCGAGCGCGAATGAAAGCTCTGGTCCCGGGGGAGTCCTTGTTCTCGATTATAGCAGAGCAAAATGAGGCTGACTGTCGGCGCTGTCCCGGTCCTTGCCTAGCGTCCAAACACCCTCGCCCTCAGCAGCCGTAACATTTGCAGGTCCTCCCGCTCAAGCTGCTGAAGGAGCAGGAGACCGACGTAGCAGAGGCTGAAGACCCCAGTGGACAAGGCCAGGCTCAATACGGGCGAGGCCACAGGCGCCACCAACCGGAACCCCACTACGACCAAGCCTCCAGCCAGGCCGGCAGCGAGCGGTTTGGCCCACTTTCTATCATAGGGCGAGAGTTTCAAGAACCACCGAACCTGCGCGAGGCCCAAGAAATTGCCTACAACCATGGCCGCCCCCGTCGCTATGGCCGCACCCAGAATACCAAAGCGGGGGATCAAGAGGAGATTGAGCAAAAAGTTCAACCCGGTCACCGCAAAGGTGTTGGCCAAAACCAGCCGACTCCAGCCGGCCATGCGAATTATAGCGCCGCACGATCCAACGCACGAGTTGTAGAAAACGGCCCCGGCCAAGATAATCAATGCCAGACCGCCCTGCGCGAACTCGGCGCCAAAGATTACCAAAATGTCCCGGCTGAGCAGCACGACGAGGACAAATATGGGCAGGGTGAGGGTAAAGACCCAACGGGTATCGATCTTGAAGAGCTGGTCGAGCCCATCCATGTCGTTGCGATGAAGGAGCTCTGCGATTATCGGAGCGAAGATGGAACCAAAGGCAAAATGGATCATCCCACATAAAGCCGCCACCCGCAGGGCCACGCTGTAGACGCCGACCTGTGCCGGGGCGGTAAAGTAGCCCAACATTATCGTATCGGTCCATTCCACGATCATCGCCAGCATGCCGGCCCCAAGCAAGGGAACTGAAAAGCTGATCAAGGCCCAGGCTTGGCCGGGTTCCCTCCGTCTCGTGCCGGAGGTTAGGAGGCGTCGGAGCGCCAAGCCGGCCAGGACGGCGCCTGCCACTGCGGCAACGACGTAAGAGCCCACCGCCGCCCCGATTTCCAAGCCCCCAAGGACTAGCACCAGGAAGAGCCCAATGCGTGCGGCGGGCTCAAAAAGGTTGCTTACCCAGAACGTCTCTTCCATGCGTTGAAAGCCCCTGGTCGCATGAAGCCACAGCGTGCAGAAAACGGCGGCCGGCACCGCTATCGTCATCAAGCGCAGCATGCCACCTATGGCGGGCTGATGGAATATTCGGGTCGCAACGGGAGCCGCCACGGCCCAGCCAGCCAGAACCACTACCACGGAAGAGGCGAGCCCCATCCACGAGGCCGTCCCTACCAGGCCCGGTATGTGGTCAGCGCTCCCCCCGGCTCTTTGCTGGGCGACGAACCGCATCACGCCTTGATCGAGACCCATCGCCGCAACCGTCGTCATGATGG harbors:
- a CDS encoding alkaline phosphatase family protein — its product is MWARQKGAILFFLALLIFSTAIAYAGFGLLAIQNHVEYGEINPPSSLVPPRGRMLVILLDSARKDFTFSDHMPFISSLREYGAWGISEVASVPLTIAGDLAIFSGTLASPFAFFEDFQASATASDNLFQRVTQQNRRAVIFSSDVMHGAYGKYTDLTAFKPRFFLFSQYRKDARYLFNQAYGFLKKEKWDLAVVQFITLDYIGHLETPRSPKYPPTLRIIDDYVRQLVNLTTDKDVVLITAEHGMDDNGFHVDRTEMVMETPFILLGPRVKKGGPTKVLQIDWAPTLSILAGVSPFYESPALPALDLLKLPAEDKSMMIKLLSKVITGTSTPMTLNELRDKRLANMGRKGSSPMGVFMVSATLLSMALLAYVSLSDGDLGWTVRSRIWLIGGGILGLCALIGIEFYVGVSDYVSSHLPFSANLIFANPWQVAAAFALIAALPMFYVRLFGKRNSSLEDGLLLFLFTLLFTGGFLSANPYHPLNWLVFSIPLVAWGLSRRPVWILLFGAFWIGLAIRRLTFYNVYTPISLPDRWLLAAGVLVVGFSFLWWRLREDPERISTLSNGLLLFVPGVAAIAWPSTVEVRTILLVLLLIPVALVSLKKPITRDVWLSLWVVFFYLGTSSNINHTTHIVALPILIAIWVAARGTSAVARGIMISLFIWAFYLLPGNGFGLKLIELTDQFILGSAMTEHIERTVLVIASRYILPATVLLWGMTWADSGASTVSMVSTALLPALCGIGVRLSILVSTAYVGLPWEELARLPVLLGYFVAVISAFLIVASVKSVTKLLWSQALAINHTLSRKV
- a CDS encoding flippase — its product is MKRPIRERRRRTASTPEYVENLRPIVEEATSDADRLIDELQSYLRTLLRGGGLAILGVVLRRFLGVAYIFILTTYLGAGGYGTYMLLVGAVTIMTTVAAMGLDQGVMRFVAQQRAGGSADHIPGLVGTASWMGLASSVVVVLAGWAVAAPVATRIFHQPAIGGMLRLMTIAVPAAVFCTLWLHATRGFQRMEETFWVSNLFEPAARIGLFLVLVLGGLEIGAAVGSYVVAAVAGAVLAGLALRRLLTSGTRRREPGQAWALISFSVPLLGAGMLAMIVEWTDTIMLGYFTAPAQVGVYSVALRVAALCGMIHFAFGSIFAPIIAELLHRNDMDGLDQLFKIDTRWVFTLTLPIFVLVVLLSRDILVIFGAEFAQGGLALIILAGAVFYNSCVGSCGAIIRMAGWSRLVLANTFAVTGLNFLLNLLLIPRFGILGAAIATGAAMVVGNFLGLAQVRWFLKLSPYDRKWAKPLAAGLAGGLVVVGFRLVAPVASPVLSLALSTGVFSLCYVGLLLLQQLEREDLQMLRLLRARVFGR